The following coding sequences are from one Pelmatolapia mariae isolate MD_Pm_ZW linkage group LG4, Pm_UMD_F_2, whole genome shotgun sequence window:
- the pex12 gene encoding peroxisome assembly protein 12, which yields MAEAGAHLTSTVVSEQPSVFEVLAQESLMEAVRPALKHAVKVLAESNPSRFGFLWRSFDELYLLLDLLLQNHFLSNCSASFSENFYGLKRVSGRQRLPVRLGMTRTSRWWSLLLLCLLPYLQAKLEATLARQRDEEDFSIRLAQTRSQRLYRAAVAAYPYVSSAWQTWIFCQQLLFVFGVSRTHSPLLWLAGVRLERLNAQDIRDMERKARTPGRPAGGSVMQRAWWMMSQAARGMAVSVSSSLSMGVFFLQFLEWWYSSENLSTVKALTSLPAPPPPLHLQQDQDGLGSESRNCPLCRKPHTNATVLSTSGFVFCYRCIYTYVKSNHRCPVTGYPTELQHLIKIYSPES from the exons ATGGCTGAGGCTGGAGCCCATCTCACATCCACGGTTGTCAGTGAGCAGCCGTCAGTGTTTGAAGTCCTGGCACAGGAGTCTTTGATGGAGGCGGTCAGACCGGCACTGAAACATGCAGTCAAG GTTCTGGCAGAGTCCAACCCATCCCGCTTTGGCTTCCTGTGGCGAAGCTTTGATGAGCTCTACCTGCTGCTGGACCTCCTCCTTCAGAACCACTTCCTGTCTAACTGCAGTGCCTCCTTCTCTGAGAACTTCTACGGACTGAAAAGAGTTTCAGGCAGGCAGAGACTTCCTGTGCGCCTCGGGATGACCAGGACATCCCGCTGGTggtctcttcttcttctgtgcctGCTGCCATACCTGCAGGCCAAGCTAGAGGCCACATTGGCACGGCAGAGGGATGAGGAGGATTTCTCCATCCGGCTGGCGCAGACGAGGAGCCAGAGGCTGTACCGGGCGGCCGTAGCAGCATATCCGTACGTCAGCTCAGCCTGGCAGACCTGGATCTTCTGTCAGCAGCTGCTGTTTGTCTTTGGAGTCTCCAGGACCCACAGTCCTCTCCTGTGGCTGGCTGGGGTCAGACTGGAACGACTTAACGCTCAAGATATCAGAGACATGGAGCGGAAAGCCAGGACTCCCGGGAGACCAGCTGGTGGAAG CGTGATGCAGAGAGCGTGGTGGATGATGTCACAAGCAGCGAGGGGCATGGCTGTGTCTGTCTCCTCTTCCCTCTCTATGGGTGTTTTCTTCCTGCAGTTCCTGGAGTGGTGGTACTCGTCAGAGAACCTCAGCACAGTGAAAGCTCTCACCTCCCTGCCTGCTCCTCCACCCCCGCTCCACCTGCAGCAGGATCAAGACGGGCTGGGCTCAGAAAGCAGGAACTGTCCTCTGTGCAGGAAGCCCCACACCAATGCCACCGTGCTGTCCACCTCGGGCTTCGTGTTTTGTTATCGCTGCATTTACACATACGTGAAAAGTAACCACCGCTGCCCAGTCACCGGATATCCCACTGAACTGCAACACCTCATCAAGATCTACTCACCAGAGAGCTAA